The Halobacterium litoreum genome includes a region encoding these proteins:
- a CDS encoding DUF7332 family protein, whose protein sequence is MRFARLLAVLFAGLLVFTSLVGAAAAGPPVEGDGGHRFDIGGDSPHITFWVHLDLFTNLGDAGDFGFSAVGTAMDTKVIVIDIQLQFAGVGPLSEFLSNPFARFSVTADWELNLPFLSTGVNEGDDFSYRDNTTISGDLPPPTLPA, encoded by the coding sequence GTGCGTTTCGCCCGCCTGCTCGCTGTCCTGTTCGCGGGACTGCTCGTGTTCACGTCCCTCGTTGGCGCGGCGGCCGCCGGCCCGCCCGTCGAGGGCGACGGCGGCCACCGGTTCGACATCGGCGGCGACAGCCCCCACATCACGTTCTGGGTTCACCTCGACCTGTTCACGAACCTCGGCGACGCGGGCGACTTCGGCTTCAGCGCGGTCGGCACCGCGATGGACACGAAGGTAATCGTCATCGACATCCAGTTGCAGTTCGCGGGCGTCGGCCCGCTCTCGGAGTTCCTCTCGAACCCGTTCGCGCGATTCTCCGTGACCGCCGACTGGGAGCTGAATCTGCCGTTCCTCTCGACGGGCGTCAACGAGGGCGACGACTTCTCGTACCGGGACAACACCACGATTTCCGGCGACCTCCCGCCGCCGACGCTGCCCGCGTAG